DNA sequence from the Candidatus Saccharibacteria bacterium genome:
TGATTCGCCGGTGCCGTTTCAAACTCAAACTAGCAACAGCAATGGTCCAGATGCCCGCATGTACATCGAGATTAATTTATCGAGCCAACGCCTATGGGCCTACCAAGATGGGCAGGTCGTTTATAGCTCACCAATAACAAGCGGCGCTACCGGCAAAGGGTTTCCGACTGTAACGGGCACATTTGCTATTTACGCCAAAGAAAGAAACCGCTACCTTAATGGCGCCGTCTATGGCTACGACTATAATGTCTTTGTTCAATACTGGATGCCTTTTTATCAGGGCTATGGCCTACACGATGCTAGTTGGCGCAATAGCTTTGGTGGACAAGACTATTGGTTGAACGGCAGCCACGGTTGTGTAAATATGCCATTGGCAGCAGCAGTCTTCTTGTATGATTGGGCGCCAATTGGTACACCCGTTTGGGTACATAGCTAAAATTAGCCAAAGCTGAACCATAACTGGTATAATTTTAGTATGGATAACCGTACGCAAAATCTGCCAATACCAGAGCAGCCTAGGCGACCCCAGGGCAACGAACGAAAGCCGGTATTAAAGCCTGAGGTGGCACCAAAAGCTCCAGAAGTTCAGATGCAGCAGCCAGAGGTTCGTCCGTCTGGTGTGGAGCAACAACCACAAGCTAACCCAGCGCCACAAGCTGCCACACCGCCACCAGCACCAGCTTCTCCACTTACACAGCAGCCAGCTGCCCAGCCCGACCCGCTCGCGCAGGCCGGTGTAAAGACCCGCCCCGAAACTCTAGATGCTGACGATATTGATCTTATAGAAAAGGAATGGGTCGACACAGTCGATGATGTGATTGAGCATACTAAGGATGATCCGTACACTGAAGAGGAAGCTCAACAGAGCTTAAGCAAAACCTATCTAAAAAAGCGTTTTGGGATTGATGTTGATTAATAAGTCGAACCAGCCATGAATCAGTTTATACTACTAACTAGCACGCTGTTTGCACTGTTTCTGTTTATACTCTTAGCAGTTGGTTTTTTGGTTTATCGACGCATAATTCATCATGCCAAAAATGTCGAGCGAAGTTTGAAGTTTGTGCCGTTACTGATTAGGCTACCGCCCCAAGAGGCCAACGAGGCCACCAATCGCGATGTGCGCGAAATGATCAAAGAAAACATTACTAAGGCCGAAGGTGTATTCAATTTACTATCTGGCATAACAACTTCTAAGGCTCAAATTTATGGCCGCCGACACATTAGTTTGGAGATTATCGCTGAAGGGCCCATGATTTACTTTTATATGGCCGTGCCGGCTAGCCTTTTGAGCTCGGTTCAAAAAGCCCTGGCTTCCGGGTATCCAGGAATCCAGATCGAGAAAGCCGAGGATATAAACTTTTTTTCTAAAGTTAGCAAGGCCTCAGGCGTTCAGGGCGGTGAATTAGATCTCAAACGCGATAGCATACTGCCTATAAACACATTTCGCAATTCTGATAGCGATGCGCTGGGCGGTATTCTCTCCAGCTTATCTAATCTAGGAGACGATGAGGGAGCGGCTATACAGATTTTAATTCGTCCGGTATCTCAGCGCTGGGTAAAACGAGCCCACCGCAAAGCCCGAGCCTATTTGACAGGCAAAAAAACCGGTGGCGCCAAAGCTTTTTCGGCTGTTAGTGAATCAGTTCGAGCTGCTGGTGGTGGGTCGGGTGGTGAAAAGTCCCCCGCCGAAAACCATCAAGTTACCGACATGGAAAAAAAACGATCTGAAATTATTGAAGAAAAAGTTAGAACGCCGGCTTTTGAAACTAATATTCGGCTCGTAGCTAGCAGTGGCGATCCGGCCAAAGCCAAAGTGTTGTTGCAGGATATGTTGCTTGGCTTTGCGCAAATGACCCAGCAAGATGCTAATAGGTTTGAGTTCCATCCAGCTGATACACCACAAAAGATCGCCACCGACTTTATATTCCGATTTTTTAATGAGCGCTTTTTACACCTTCATAAGATGGTCTTAAATTCGACTGAGTTGGCCACCATATTTCACCTACCAAGTGAAATTATTGAGATTGCTACCCCGCTGCAGCGCAAGGGCGTAAAGGAAGTTGCGGCTCCGACAGGCTTGCCGGAGCTGGGATTGGTATTGGGTACCAATATATTTCGTGGTGTTGAAGCAACCATTCATTTAAGCGATAACGATAGACGACGGCACTTATACATATTGGGTCAAACTGGTACCGGTAAATCTACCTTGTTAGAGAACTTAATGTTGCAAGATGCCGCAGCTGGTAAGGGCTTTGCGTTTATTGACCCCCATGGCGATGCCGCCGAGAAGCTCTTGGCGATGTTGCCGCCCGGACGAGCCGAAGACGTAATCTACTTTAGCCCGGGCGATACAGAGGTGCCAATGGGCTTTAACATCATGGAATACGACCCTAACAAGCCCGAGCAAAAAGACTTTCTGATCCAAGAAGCCATTCAGATGCTTTACAAGCTCTACGACCCACAGCATCAAGGGATAATTGGACCACGCTATGAACACTGGTTTAGAAACGCTGCCCTGACAGTCATGGCTGACCCCGAGGGCGGTACCTTTGTGGAGATACCCAAGGTCTTTACTGATGATGAATATCTGAAAAAGAAATTCAAGTATTTAACAGACCCCACTGTCCAAGACTTCTGGACCGGTGAAATGGCTCAAACCGATGCCCACTCTAAATCTGAAATGCTGGGTTGGTTTGTGTCTAAATTTGGAGCCTTTGCCAACAATGAGATCATGCGAAACATTATTGGCCAAAAACATTCAGCTTTTAACTTTCGCGAAGTTATGGATGGCAACAAGATTTTGCTGGTGAATTTGAGCAAAGGCCTACTTGGCGACCTCAACTCCAAGTTGCTAGGTATGATTATGGTTATTAAGTTTCAGATGGCGGCTATGAGTCGAAGCGATACACCCGAAGATCAGCGCCCCGATTTTTCTGTGTACGTAGATGAGTTTCAGAACTTTAGTACTGATAGTTTTGCAACCATTCTCTCGGAAGCTCGAAAATACCGGCTAAACCTAATTGTGGCCAATCAATTTATATCGCAATTGGACGAGCAGGTGCGTGACGCCGTATTTGGAAATGTCGGCTCAATTTTAAGCTTTCGGGTAGGAACCGACGATGCTGAATACATGGAAAAACAATTCCAGCCACAATTTAATCAGGCCGACCTTATAAATATACCCAATGGCCAAGGTGTTGGCAGGGTTATGGCCAATGGTGTGCCAACCACACCGTTTAGTATTCATTTCCCACCACCAATAGGCGTGCCTAATCAAGAAATTTTAAAAGCCATGCGCGATCTAAGCCGTAGTAAGTATGGTCGGCCCAAGAACGAAGTCGAAGCCGAAATTACCAGTAGCCTGGCCGACAAATAACAAAAAACTTGCAAACCATCGTCAACCAGTCTAAAATCAAAGCTAAAGTAATAAAGCTGTATATGAGGGTAAACACGTGAATACATTTCGAAAATTAGTAACCGGCGTTAGTTCGGGTACTACCCCCGTTAGCAGACTGAAGTTTTATGGCAGCCGCCTAGCCCAAGAGGCGGCAACTCGAAAGATTGCAACAGTCTTAATGATTGGCTTGCTTATATTTCAGGTGGCGGTTTTTCTTTTCCCGCCAACCTCGGCCAGGGCTAACCAGTGCTCAGAAAATAATATCATTCGACCCTGTGGCATAACAGACACTAGTAATCAGGGAGTGCTAAATGCTCTTAAGGGACCCGACAATGCAATTCAGCTTATGAATCAGCTAGGGGTGACAGACAGCGATGTTTTAAATGGCACCCCTAATCAAACCGTTTGTAAAGGTCAAAATCCGCTTTCTATGGGTCGGGAGGCCGGTAGCGGTGGTTCCTGGTTATTCCCGGGGCATACAGACATTTATGTAGGGCCTGCCAGCAGCAGATGGCAGCAAGAATGTTTCTCGGCAGAATTACTCGGCAACAAGGTGCGAGGCAGCGATATTGGTACTGGCGATCCCAACCAGTGGTACCAGGTCGGCATTCTATATGCTTGTGGCAACTTGGTGTTTATACCAACCAGCCCGCCTTCAAAATCAATAGCTTGTACCTCCCTAGAAGCGGCACCATTGGCAGTCGACGTAAACCAGCCTATAAAACTAACTGGCCGGGCAAGTGGCCAAAATATTCCCAACGGCGAACTGGTCGATATGTCGTACCTTGTATACAGAGGCACCAATCCATCTGTAAATACAACGCCACTAGTTACAAAACTTGAGTCCAAAGGAATACCGTGGAACGGCACAGAGTTTATCGATGACAATCCGCCTAAGCAGTTCCAGACAGATCAGCCTGATACCTATACTATTTTATTGGCCGTTGGCTATAACAATAATGGAGCACCTGCGCTAGCTCCAGGCTCAGGTGTAAATGAATGCCAAAAAGTTGTTACCGTAAAGCAACCGGCACAGCCCACAATTGTTTGCCAGAACCTGAGCATTGCCCCTACTACGCTTGCAGGTGGACAGCCGCTGTCCAATCTAACCGGTACAGCACAGCTAAAAAATTCCAACGACCCTAATGAGCTAGCTGACATGTCGTTTATATTCCGTGAAAAACAAGCCGATGGC
Encoded proteins:
- a CDS encoding type IV secretion system DNA-binding domain-containing protein; protein product: MNQFILLTSTLFALFLFILLAVGFLVYRRIIHHAKNVERSLKFVPLLIRLPPQEANEATNRDVREMIKENITKAEGVFNLLSGITTSKAQIYGRRHISLEIIAEGPMIYFYMAVPASLLSSVQKALASGYPGIQIEKAEDINFFSKVSKASGVQGGELDLKRDSILPINTFRNSDSDALGGILSSLSNLGDDEGAAIQILIRPVSQRWVKRAHRKARAYLTGKKTGGAKAFSAVSESVRAAGGGSGGEKSPAENHQVTDMEKKRSEIIEEKVRTPAFETNIRLVASSGDPAKAKVLLQDMLLGFAQMTQQDANRFEFHPADTPQKIATDFIFRFFNERFLHLHKMVLNSTELATIFHLPSEIIEIATPLQRKGVKEVAAPTGLPELGLVLGTNIFRGVEATIHLSDNDRRRHLYILGQTGTGKSTLLENLMLQDAAAGKGFAFIDPHGDAAEKLLAMLPPGRAEDVIYFSPGDTEVPMGFNIMEYDPNKPEQKDFLIQEAIQMLYKLYDPQHQGIIGPRYEHWFRNAALTVMADPEGGTFVEIPKVFTDDEYLKKKFKYLTDPTVQDFWTGEMAQTDAHSKSEMLGWFVSKFGAFANNEIMRNIIGQKHSAFNFREVMDGNKILLVNLSKGLLGDLNSKLLGMIMVIKFQMAAMSRSDTPEDQRPDFSVYVDEFQNFSTDSFATILSEARKYRLNLIVANQFISQLDEQVRDAVFGNVGSILSFRVGTDDAEYMEKQFQPQFNQADLINIPNGQGVGRVMANGVPTTPFSIHFPPPIGVPNQEILKAMRDLSRSKYGRPKNEVEAEITSSLADK
- a CDS encoding PKD domain-containing protein, with product MNTFRKLVTGVSSGTTPVSRLKFYGSRLAQEAATRKIATVLMIGLLIFQVAVFLFPPTSARANQCSENNIIRPCGITDTSNQGVLNALKGPDNAIQLMNQLGVTDSDVLNGTPNQTVCKGQNPLSMGREAGSGGSWLFPGHTDIYVGPASSRWQQECFSAELLGNKVRGSDIGTGDPNQWYQVGILYACGNLVFIPTSPPSKSIACTSLEAAPLAVDVNQPIKLTGRASGQNIPNGELVDMSYLVYRGTNPSVNTTPLVTKLESKGIPWNGTEFIDDNPPKQFQTDQPDTYTILLAVGYNNNGAPALAPGSGVNECQKVVTVKQPAQPTIVCQNLSIAPTTLAGGQPLSNLTGTAQLKNSNDPNELADMSFIFREKQADGSFTEVPDAKGKSRLEAAGLQPSGTGIYTAVKPSSGDSNDTFFMPTSTQQKTYQVFLRIYWRGHQTVSDAFSVPACQKEITVPPVQNFACSSLKANPTSGSAPLDVNFDAAGIATNTTVSAFKFDYGDGQNQTVNTNQPTARAVHKYTKGGRYTASVIMQTAAGTTSVVPVCQAVVTVNESDFAKIAANITLLTSDRQPTDANGAVARAGDQLRYTIGVQNKGGDVIRGFVFDDDITDILVYADVVDPGGAQAVKQGATTKLVWAPIDIPVGTSSSPGTVTKQFTVKLKDPIPFVAQKTTDLPGTNDCQLTNTFRSKVVVTPLGVDINKQIECVTKQLPQTGAGWSIVIMAMLAAASFFLLLRNRLLKRELQLVETLTEGA